In the genome of Bremerella sp. P1, the window CAGCTTCACTTCGAGCGTTCCCTGCTTGTTGAGCAGCTGCTTCAGATTCTGGCCCGGGACGTATTCCTGGGCAATGAAATGAATTCCATCCGAGTTGCCCACTTCGTAGATCTGCACGATGTTAGCATGGGTCAGGGCCGCAGCGGCCTGGGCTTCTCGGTGAAAGCGGCGGACGTAGGCTTGGTCTTTGGCCAGTTCAGGCATCAGAATCTTAACGGCCACGTTCCGCTTCAGGCTCTGCTGTTCGGCCAGAAAGACCTCAGCCATGGCCCCCCGGCCGAGCCGACGCAAGATGCGGTAGTCCCCCACAGACCGCCCTGCCAAGTCGAGTTCCGGGGCGGAATCTCCGCCGTTGTTCTTCCGTTCCGTCATGGATGTCTCAAAGTGGGGGCGTCAGTGAGGTCTTCGCCGAGGCCGCGACCCCTGGGTGCTCTTCATAACTACTTACCGAGAACGAAGATGGATTCACGGTATTTCCACCTTCAAGTATCGATGCGAATTGGCATCTTGGCAACCGAAGTGCCAGGGAGTTTGGGAGAGAAAATGTTTTGACCCATTTTTGGCGTCACGTCTCGAACCTGATTCTTGCTTCCCATCCTATCCCTTACGAAGCAGTCAACTTATGGTTCTCCTGTGGCTGACTACGACTGCGGCTTAATTTTCCTGACAACAAATACCATGGAATTCGTAGTGCGAGATCATCTCACTGCATCGTAACGGACGAAAACCTCTCGCAACGGAGTGCGGCTCAGACGAAAATAGATGGATGGGATCTGAAATCTTACAAGTTGTTGGTGGCCTAGGAATCTTTTTGCTCGGCATGTCGATCATGACTGATGGGCTAAAGTCGCTTGCCGATGATCGCCTGCGAAAGATCCTTGCTCGTTCGACGAACAGCCCCGTTTCAGGCGTCTTCACCGGGGCGTTAACGACCGCTTTGATTCAATCCTCTAGCGCGACGACCGTGGCGGCAGTCGGGCTCGTACATGTGGGATTGCTGACGTTTGCTCAGTCGCTGGGGATCATCTTCGGCGCGAATATCGGTACGACCATCACCGGCTGGATGGTGGCCCTGATCGGTTTCAAGTGGAAGATCGGCGACATCATTCTGCCGCTTGTGTTTGTGGGAGCACTGATCCGGCTGTTCACTCAAGGGAAACTGCGCTGCGTCGGGACTTCCCTGGCTGGGTTCGGGTTGATCTTTATTGGAATTTCGGCCCTGCAGGAAGGCATGACTGGGTTTCAAGGAATCGTTACCCCAGACAGCTTTCCCGCTGATTCGACATGGGGACGAATACTGCTCGTTCTTATTGGAATCGTCATCACCGTAATCACGCAGTCATCCAGCGCCGGTGTTGCCACAGCCCTGGCGGCTGTCCACGCCGATGCCATGACGTTGTATCAGGCCGCAGCCATGGTGATTGGGATGAATATCGGAACCACGGTAACTGCCGTCGTGGCGACGATCGGGGGTAACGTTCAAGCACGTCGAACGGGGTTTGCCCATGTCATTTTCAATGTAATCGCGGGGCTAGTGGCCTTTTTCTTACTGACGCCCTATTTCTGGGTTTTGCAGCAAGTTTGGCCTGACTTTGCGACTTCCGATCCTGAATTGGCGTTGGTTAGCTTTCATACGTTTTTCAACGTACTGGGCGTGATCCTGTTCCTGCCACTGACGAAGTGGTTCGTCGTCTTGCTCGAGTGGCTGATCCCGGAACGGGGAAACCCACTTGTGAAACGGCTCGACCCCAGCTTGCTTGCCACACCAGATTTGGCGTTACAAGCTGTTCAAGCAACTGTGAACGACGTGCTACAAACATTATTGGGCGAACTATATCGGCTACTAGACAAGCCAAAGTCGTCTCCGAACGTCAGCATGCTCGCGAAGGTTGACGATGCGTTGTCGAAAACGCGAGATTTTATGGACCAGCTTCGCTTTCAGCGTGACCAGTCCCTTTCGCTGGGCCAGTTGGCTCGAACAATTCATGTTCTCGATCATCTCTACCGCATTCGTCATCGAATGGAAGAATCACAACGGATCTCGCGGATTCAAGATGACCCGTCTCTCGAAACCATGGCGAACTTGCTTGCCACCATGGTTGACCAGATCATGCTCACCGAGCTTCCTTATTCAACGGAAGCCAGTTCAGCTGCTCAACAAATAAATCAGGAGTTGAAAGCAGAGATGCGTGGGTATCGTATCGAGATCCTACAACACACTGCCGCCGGAGAACTCTCTTCAGAAACAGCTTTACAGCGGACCGACTCGGCCCGCTGGATCCGACGCCAAGGCTATCACCTATGGCGTATCGTTAATCACCTGGCTGACAGCCCGCACGAACGTGAAGAGGTACCGGAGCTCTCGTGACTTTCAACACGAAGAGTTCACGATCACTTCGCTGGCCGGCCAACAACCCGTTACTTAACTCGCAGCCGCTTCAGTTGAATGGCATTAAACATCGAAAGCGAACTTCCGTCGCGTTTGCTGGTGATGACCACGGGCGAGCCATCCTTCACTTCGATCGTGTACTTCACGTACTGATTGCCTTGTTCGTAATCGCGGCTGCGGTATCGATGCGAGCCATCGTTTAGTGTCTTTTGACCGGTATACGTTGTCCCGGCGGATTCGATCTCAATCAAAGCATTCTGATCCGGTGCATCTCCATGAGCGAAAACATAGGCCTCGTAAATCCCTGCCGGCAGATAGGTCAGCTTGACCGACAAATCGACACAGCGGCAGTTGTGGTAAAGATAGGCATGATAAACATCAAACGTGCCAGGAATCCCCCATTCGCCATCGTTCTCAGAAAGCTGCAAGACGACATCCGTGGGCGTACCATCGGCCATGGGCAGTCCTGATTTCGTCGTTTCCCTGACGTCGACCAAAGTCCACTGATCGCCTGGCCCTCCGATGGCACCACGTGGCCGGGAATCGACCGGGGCCATCCCAAAGTTGATATTCAGAATGCGATCGGCATGTTTGGATGGCTTCGTCTTTTGCTTCTTCGTGTCTGGCTTCACTTCGGAAGTGATGCCTCGGCGCGGCCCTTGTGTCGCGACGCTTGCAGATTGCTGAGAAAGGACTTCGGGAGCCATTAGGGGCAATAGGCAAAACGCAATTACTACGCTAGTCATGGACATTCTCCGAGCCGAAGTAAAACGAATAGAGCTTTCCAGGGAGACGAACCACATTGCTATTTGGTTTTGGTCTCGTGAAAACAAGCTGCCTGACTGTCACGTCGTTGTATCAAATCTAGACGTCCAAATCCTCCAAACCCTTCTTCCGCTTGTTTGCTTGAGGCAGTCGCTCGTCAAGCCAGGCATCGTCGACGAAATCATAGAGCAGTTTCCTCAGGCACGTTACCAGTGCCTCGCGGACGCCGTCACGGAAGTCAGCATGCGAGCCGACAATTTCCACCTGGTGGAAACCATTCCAATTCAGCCAAAGTCCCCACTCATACCGCGCTGCCGAGTCATTCACACGGAGCATGACTCGGGCAGCCCAGAACGCGCCGAAGCTATCGCGAAAGTCAATCCACGCTCGATCCTCGGGACGTAGATTCTCGGGCCGTCCGAAGCCACCTTGGATTGCTGAGCCGATCCCAATCAAGCCCAGAGCGATCGCCAGAAGCGATCCCTTCACCGTGACTTCCGATGTTGTCATGGGAAGGTAGGTGTAGGTCATATTGATCTGTGCAACGGCCAGGCATAACGCCGTTGGACTAAATCGTGTGGGGAAGTTGTTTATGAAACCAGCAAGTATGAGCGCGGCGAGAAACGTTCCCCAAATCCAGCCTGGGTCGACCTGCCCAATGCTGCTAAAGGCCCAAACCTGAAAGACGGGAAACCATAGCATCAGCAGAAAGACCGCAACAACACCTTGCCAAACCTTCCACTGAGGACGCTTGGCACCCACCTGAGAAAGCTGCGGGCAGAAAAGCGTCATCGCGGCCAGATAGCGAATCTGATCGTCTGATGCAGACACTTCGTACCAATGCATTACGCCGATGGCTACCTCGCTACCGCAGAGTGCGATCCAGGCGAGCAGTGACCAAGCCCATGGCAGTATGAGCGTCGTCCCCGTCAGCGCAGAGCGTCCTCGCCACAGCAGCACCACCCCTACGATGCCCATCAATAGGCACGCCAGGGCCGAGAGCCAGCCAGGATCCATATTCTGCTGTGCCAAGAGAAACAAAGCGTGAAGTCCTCAGGGGTGTTCCAACGTAGACGTAAGCGTCTCATTCTAACGAATCGATCGGGCAGATTGAGCTTCAGCGGCAAAGAGTTCACCCTGTGACGGTTATTCCGGCTACGTCCGGTAAGACGGCCAGGCAGACCCCAACAGTGAGGCAAAATTTTTCGATGTTGCGTTTGCACAACGCGAAATGCGTGGCATGTTTCGACAGTGCAACAATTACTCCCTCGCTAAACTCCCCAAACCGTAAGGAACTGAGAAATGATTCGTATTGCTACCCTTTCGTGCTTTGTCGTTCTTTCGGCAGCTCAAGTCGCGTCGGCAGGCCTCTGGGATGCCATGACGGTCAGCTACCCAACCACTCACGCTCACGCCAGCAGCGAATACGTAGCTGCTTGTGGTGCTGCCGGCTGCAACAGCTGTGGCCACGGCGGTTACGTCTGCCATCACCCTTCCATGGGTTGCTGTGCTGATCTGTGGAGCAATTACTGTGCAGATCGCTGCGGACATGGTTGCCGCCCGAAACTGCATACCCGTTACCACTGGTTTGCCAAGCCATCGTGTGGTTGCGGAGTTCAAACGACGATGCCTTGCTGCGGCGACTACCCCATGTGTGGCTGCAACCACGGCATGCCAGTCAAGGGCTGCGGAAGTGCCTGCACCAGCTGCCTGGGCATGCACGTGCGTGGTTTCTGGAACAAGTGCCGTAGCTATGGCCAGTGCGGCTGTGGATCGACCGGTTGCGACTCGTGCGGCGGTGCTACCGAGATCATTAACCTCGAACAAGAGATGCAGCACAGCGTTCCGGAAATCGCTCCGGCTATCGAACCTACCCCAGCCCAGCCAGAAGCAAAAGAAGCACGGCTGATGCCTTCGCTGCAAGCCTTGCTGCCGCTGAACTAAGCGACACGAACCAACGCGACCGGCTCGACCAAGCTACCTGGGGAGTGTGGTTTGCAGCTGAGCCAAAGCGTCTTGCGGGCAGATCCTGGATGGGATTCTGCCCGCATATTTTTGCTAGCCGTGATAAGTCCACGAAAAAGCCCTGCCTGCTAGCACGAAAATACTAGATTTTCCATCCAGAACAGGGAAACAACAGGACGATATCTAATACTGATCGAACACCGGGAGGACGGGACGCAGGACGCGGCCCCGTGAGATCAAAAGGCCAAAGTAGACGACGGAACGACTACTTTTGGCCTTTTTTCATGCGCTCGCACTGGCCCTCTAAGAAATTACTTGATACCCCCCTGACGGAAGACTAGAATCAACTCGATCTGGTGATGGAGTACCCCCATATTTGCCAGGAAGGCTTTCTGTAGCAATTCCTCAAGGGGCTTTCTAAGTGAATCTCAAATCCACTCTGCTGACAACGTTCGGTCTTCTGGCTCTCCTGGTCGCCATTCCTGCTATCTCGACGCTTTCCGCTCAGGAAGCGGAACAGGCAGCTGCTCCCTCAGAACCCAAGAAGGAAATCCGCGGCCGGTTGCCAGCCCACTGGAACGATATCGTTACGGAAGATCAGAAGAAGGCAATCTACAAGATCCAGCACGGCTACCAGGATCAGATCAAGAAGCTGGAAATCGAGATCGCTAAGCTCGAGTCCGCGATGGAAGACGAAGTAAAAGCCGTCCTCACCGATGCCCAACAATCGCGACTTAAAGAACTGATTGCCGAGGAAGAACTTCGTCGCAAAAAGAATGAAGCCGCCAAAGCCGCGGCTGAGAAAGCGTTATCCGGCAGCTAAGCTCGTCACTCTCGACGAAACCAAGAGGCTCTTTCGCCAAGGAGGGCGAAGCTCCTTTAGGTCGACAAATGATGCTGCTGGAAGAATTCCCAGATTACCTGGTTCGCATCAAGATTGTGGGTCGTCGCTCCGAGCAATTCCAGGCGGCTCTCTTTTCCTGGCCAAGTATGACCACCGCCGTGAATCTTCAGAAGAATCACTTCTGCCGAACCGGCGTCCTGGGCCGCATAAGTGAACCGCTCAATCGATGTCCCATCGTTCACTTCACTTGGAAGTGACTCGACTGTCGGGTTTGGCTGTGCGTGGTTAGCGGCGATCCAGTTTTGCATTGCATGGTCAACGGAATGGAAATTGAGCTTCGACTTGCTCCGCGAGCCAACCCCTCCTTCCCACCGGACGAACTGGTCATCCGTCCCATGAATATGCAAGAGCGGGACCGGTCGACTCGGGCTACACGTCGGATTGCCCATCGTTCCGCCGACCGGAGCAATCGCGGCGAAACGATCAGCCAATTTATCGCCCAACAGGTACGACATCATCCCGCCATTGGACATCCCAGTCGCGTAGATCCGCGTTGGGTCGACCGATAATCGTTGCGGCAAGTCGCTCAGAAGCTGCTCGACAAAGTGGACGTCGTTGACATCTTCACGCTTGGCGTACCCACAACACATACCTGCGTTCCAGGTTTTCATCGTGGGCAGACGACCGGTTCCATTGGGAAAAACGGTTACGAACCCGGCCGTATCGGCGTAGTCATTCATTTCGCAGAAACGCACCATCGTCGGGGCATTCGACAAGCCGCCATGGAAGACGAATACCAGGGGCCAGCCTTCTTCCGGCCGTGTGGCCTGGGTGGGAATGTACACCCAGAACTCACGTTCGCGATCATCGACATCAATCGTCAGTCGGTGACGTCCGGGGGTAAGTTCCTTGATCGGCGTAGTCGTCATGGTGTCTTCCAGGAAAAACTAAGCAGGCTGTTTCTTGGCGTCGAGAACGGCTCGCTGCAATTGTTGCATCGTGACGATGCCGATCGGTACGCCGCTACGGCTAACTACCTTGGCCATCAATTCGCCCGTGCTATGCAACTGGGTGATGGCCGAGATACAACTATCGCTCGCTTTGACTTCAGGAAGCGGGTGATAATTCTCGATCTCTTCGCCAGTTCCCATATAGAGGTCGCAGATACGCACGTATCCAATCGGAACCGTTCGCTTGCCTTGTGTTTCAACGATCGGAATGACCGAGATCTGCTTTCGCTTGGCCACACGAATGAGGCTGTTCACCTTGGAACCGATTTTGGCGGTCCATACTCGCGAAAGGGGTGTAGAAATGGATGTCACCCGTCGATTAGCCACCCCAAACACGCCTTGAGCAACTCGCCGCTGAGCCTTGTTCAAAATGCCAAACTCTCCTCCTTCTTCCAGGAAGTCTTCGAGCTCCGTCCGAGCCAACGCCAAGCGAACCGTTTCCGGGGATTCACCCAGCAAGGTTTGCAGGGCTCTGCCTAAGACCCACAAAAGGGCCGAACAGGGAGCAAACAGCACGGTGAAGACAAAGAAGAGCCAGCTCGTTCGACGCAGTAAAAAGTTGGGCGCCCGATAAAAAAAGTACTTGGGCAGCAGTTCGCCGTAAACGAACAAGAATGGCGCGATCAACAGCGGCAGGGCCATTTCGGCGGTCGAGCTTCCAGGGAAGGTTGCCTGGGTAAAAAGTACGATCGACAGCGAGACCATGTAGTTGGCGACGTTGTTGCCAATCAGCGTGGTCGCCACAAACAGTGCCGGGTGATTCGTCAGAAACAGCAAGAAGCGTGACAGCCAGTCTCCACCCAAGCCATCCAAGACTAGGCGAACACGTGTCACGCGATAGAAGCCTGTTTCCGAGCCACTAAAGAACGCGCTGAGAAATACACCGAGAATGAATAAGAGAAGGATCGTACCCATGGCGTCATTCTTCCTCCTGACGCATGGTCAATCGAACCAGGATATGCCCTTCGGAGTGCTGTTCCACGACCTCAAAATGGAACGGCCCCCACTCGACGACATCTTCAACTTCTGGAATGCGTTCCAGTTCTTCCTGCAAAATACCGTTGATCGTAGCGTGCCGTGTGTCTGGCAGTTCCAGCTCAAAGTGCTTCGCCAGGCGGCGCACGCTGGTCATGCCGGAGACCAGGTAGGCACCATCTTCCTGCTCTTCAAATGTCTTTCGTTGAAGGATACGCTCGCTGCGGCCATGCGTGTACGAGAAGATGGTTTCCATCATGTCCCGCAGTGTGATCACGCCAATCGTTTCGCCTAGCTCATTGACCACCGCGGCCACTTCGTTCTCGGTGGACATCATTTGCTGGAATACTTCCGAGGCCTTGGCACACCAGGGGAAGACCAACACTTCCTGGGCGTAATCCTCCAGGTTGTCCTGCGGCAGCTCCGTTGCATCAACCAAGTTAATCGCGCTGACGACGTCGTCTCCTTGCTCGTCGGAAATAAGCAGATACCCACTGGGCGTCAGCTCGGCATCAAGGTCTTTCAGCGATACAGGCGGATGAAACATCTTGAAACGCATTCGCGGCCGCATCATTTCCTGAGCCAGCGAATCGGACAAGCCGACGATTCCTCGCAGGGCCATCTCTTCCTGCTCAAGCACCGTGCTGCTTTGCATCGACATCTGGATCGCGCGTTCCAGATCGGAAACCTGCATATAAGGTTCCGCTTCAAAACGCGGCCAGATCAAACGCTGCGAAAGCGTGCTTACGCCACGCATCACCGGGCGAATTGGATCGATAACGCGGACCGCAAAGGCGATCGGCACAGCCAGGAACGCAGCCAACGTCGGAGCACGCAGCACCGCCAGACTCTTAGGGAGCATTTCGCTGAAGAAGATGATCACCAGCAGCGAGAGCGTGGAAAACACGGTGGCATAGGTCGCTCCAACCGTATTTTGCAGACGCAGCCCCACGATCGAAGCGACCGCGAAGTAGGCCACATTGACCATCAGGTTCCAAAAGAGGATGGCCGAAAGTAGTCGGTCCGGATCGCTTAACAGAGAGGCTGCGGCACGCTGAGCCGTCGTTCCCTTGCGGAAGCGTTTGCGATCTTCCAACTTCAAATAGAAGAAGGCCGCTTCCGATGCGGAAAACATCCCAGAGCAGGCGACCAACAGCAGCATTGCTACCAACCAGGGTGCAATGGCCACAATGACGTCCAACCCGCCGCTCCTTTCCGATAAATCGTTGTTGCGAATCTACGCTTAAATATCGAAGCGAGACTAGTCCTCGTCGTTACCAGAACGACGACCGACCTCGATGTCGAACTGACTGATGGCTGGAATCAGCATCGCAATGGTCGTGAAACCGTAAGCAAGTGCTGTCGCCAAAGCCACCTCAAATCCTTTACCCAGCAGAAAACTAACGATCGCAAAAAACGAGATGCCGGGTAGCAGCAGCGTCGCGGTAAGGATCGCAGGGGAAGGATTTCGATGACCGATGGCCACGTACAAGCCCAAACCGCCCCCAGCGACAAAGCCCAGGAAGGGGAACAACTGAAAGTGGAAGGACTCGGTAAAACTAATCATCAGCAGGATACACGTTATCACGCCGAGAAACAAAAAGAAGACCGTCCCCAGGCTCACACCAATCGCCGTCCGGCTGTTGGCGTACGTCATTCCGCAATGCAGCCCAAGCATCGTGACAAAGAAATACATCACTACCAGGCCAGCACTTACAAAGATAAAGCTATCCAGTTGCATGGCCCCGGCAATCCAGAGATATGCCGTGACCGCCAGAGGTGCCAGGATCATTTCACGCGTGACCCACATCACGCCCCACAGCTTCCCGAAGGTAAATTCTTTAGGCGTCAGGTCGGTCACCAGCAATAAATCGAGGGCCTGACCGTCGCGCTCATTCGTCACGGAAGTTACGGCCAACGCGTTCACGATCACCAAGCTGATCAGGTAGAGCGGAACGATCCCCCAGGCAATCGGCGGAATCGTCGTGCCAAGTTGGTCGCCACGGTAAACGGCGGTACCAGCGGCAACCATGCTATAGAGCATGTACGTCGCAGCCAACGCTAGAGCCAGGTAGACAAACTTGATGATCAACACCTTACGGCCATAGGCCCACGTCTGCGTTTCTCGCCACAGAATTGGGTTCTCCCAAACCTGGCGGTGATCGATCTTGACCTCGGTGGTTCGGGCGTCGACATGGCCGGAACGGCGTTGTTCGTTGGCGGCGTTCTGGTCGGCGGCCTCGTCCAACTTGGCCATATCGTGCTCAGCGCCCCAGATGCTCTCTTCGAGTTGCTTCGCTTCCATCTCCTTGCCGCGTCGGGCCTCCCGAGATGGGTTCCAGACACGGACCAAGGCGATCGCGATGCCGTTCATGATCACAATCCCGAACGACATGATCAGAACATGCAGGCCAATGACGCCTCCAATCGATGCCAGGTTTCCTTCGGCTGCTGGAAACGGATTGGCGGCCTCCATCACAGCCCAGATCGGGTTGATGGCAGTTGCCCAATCGGCGGCCGAAATTCCCAGCAGACGGTCAAACAACACCCGCTGGGAAACAACAACACTAAACCCGAGCAGTACTGTCACTAACATGGCGGTCAGTGCGAGCGTCTGGAATGTCTTTTCTCGCCACAGGGCGATCGTGCTTCCGATGCTTCCGGCAGCGAGCGCGGT includes:
- a CDS encoding Na/Pi cotransporter family protein, whose translation is MGSEILQVVGGLGIFLLGMSIMTDGLKSLADDRLRKILARSTNSPVSGVFTGALTTALIQSSSATTVAAVGLVHVGLLTFAQSLGIIFGANIGTTITGWMVALIGFKWKIGDIILPLVFVGALIRLFTQGKLRCVGTSLAGFGLIFIGISALQEGMTGFQGIVTPDSFPADSTWGRILLVLIGIVITVITQSSSAGVATALAAVHADAMTLYQAAAMVIGMNIGTTVTAVVATIGGNVQARRTGFAHVIFNVIAGLVAFFLLTPYFWVLQQVWPDFATSDPELALVSFHTFFNVLGVILFLPLTKWFVVLLEWLIPERGNPLVKRLDPSLLATPDLALQAVQATVNDVLQTLLGELYRLLDKPKSSPNVSMLAKVDDALSKTRDFMDQLRFQRDQSLSLGQLARTIHVLDHLYRIRHRMEESQRISRIQDDPSLETMANLLATMVDQIMLTELPYSTEASSAAQQINQELKAEMRGYRIEILQHTAAGELSSETALQRTDSARWIRRQGYHLWRIVNHLADSPHEREEVPELS
- a CDS encoding extracellular catalytic domain type 1 short-chain-length polyhydroxyalkanoate depolymerase — its product is MTTTPIKELTPGRHRLTIDVDDREREFWVYIPTQATRPEEGWPLVFVFHGGLSNAPTMVRFCEMNDYADTAGFVTVFPNGTGRLPTMKTWNAGMCCGYAKREDVNDVHFVEQLLSDLPQRLSVDPTRIYATGMSNGGMMSYLLGDKLADRFAAIAPVGGTMGNPTCSPSRPVPLLHIHGTDDQFVRWEGGVGSRSKSKLNFHSVDHAMQNWIAANHAQPNPTVESLPSEVNDGTSIERFTYAAQDAGSAEVILLKIHGGGHTWPGKESRLELLGATTHNLDANQVIWEFFQQHHLST
- a CDS encoding CNNM domain-containing protein, with the protein product MGTILLLFILGVFLSAFFSGSETGFYRVTRVRLVLDGLGGDWLSRFLLFLTNHPALFVATTLIGNNVANYMVSLSIVLFTQATFPGSSTAEMALPLLIAPFLFVYGELLPKYFFYRAPNFLLRRTSWLFFVFTVLFAPCSALLWVLGRALQTLLGESPETVRLALARTELEDFLEEGGEFGILNKAQRRVAQGVFGVANRRVTSISTPLSRVWTAKIGSKVNSLIRVAKRKQISVIPIVETQGKRTVPIGYVRICDLYMGTGEEIENYHPLPEVKASDSCISAITQLHSTGELMAKVVSRSGVPIGIVTMQQLQRAVLDAKKQPA
- a CDS encoding CNNM domain-containing protein; amino-acid sequence: MDVIVAIAPWLVAMLLLVACSGMFSASEAAFFYLKLEDRKRFRKGTTAQRAAASLLSDPDRLLSAILFWNLMVNVAYFAVASIVGLRLQNTVGATYATVFSTLSLLVIIFFSEMLPKSLAVLRAPTLAAFLAVPIAFAVRVIDPIRPVMRGVSTLSQRLIWPRFEAEPYMQVSDLERAIQMSMQSSTVLEQEEMALRGIVGLSDSLAQEMMRPRMRFKMFHPPVSLKDLDAELTPSGYLLISDEQGDDVVSAINLVDATELPQDNLEDYAQEVLVFPWCAKASEVFQQMMSTENEVAAVVNELGETIGVITLRDMMETIFSYTHGRSERILQRKTFEEQEDGAYLVSGMTSVRRLAKHFELELPDTRHATINGILQEELERIPEVEDVVEWGPFHFEVVEQHSEGHILVRLTMRQEEE
- a CDS encoding ABC transporter permease subunit; its protein translation is MFIGPVFTREAAVTPRRSKFYVYRAVYVAALFLLMCTAWLVLAGTQVIASVGDMARFGASIFHILAPIQLCLVIFFAAFSAAGAVAQEKDRKTLILLLMTRLNNSELVLGKMLASLINVFALIMAAAPVFCALFLFGGVSAGQVFRVLLVTFITALAAGSIGSTIALWREKTFQTLALTAMLVTVLLGFSVVVSQRVLFDRLLGISAADWATAINPIWAVMEAANPFPAAEGNLASIGGVIGLHVLIMSFGIVIMNGIAIALVRVWNPSREARRGKEMEAKQLEESIWGAEHDMAKLDEAADQNAANEQRRSGHVDARTTEVKIDHRQVWENPILWRETQTWAYGRKVLIIKFVYLALALAATYMLYSMVAAGTAVYRGDQLGTTIPPIAWGIVPLYLISLVIVNALAVTSVTNERDGQALDLLLVTDLTPKEFTFGKLWGVMWVTREMILAPLAVTAYLWIAGAMQLDSFIFVSAGLVVMYFFVTMLGLHCGMTYANSRTAIGVSLGTVFFLFLGVITCILLMISFTESFHFQLFPFLGFVAGGGLGLYVAIGHRNPSPAILTATLLLPGISFFAIVSFLLGKGFEVALATALAYGFTTIAMLIPAISQFDIEVGRRSGNDED